A portion of the Chondrinema litorale genome contains these proteins:
- a CDS encoding tetratricopeptide repeat protein, giving the protein MLRSATLFTFISFISFSGFVNAQDLEIRDKAEISYKAELLVNEFQNLLNVISNEDMTLTETEEIIKNSYDVNGNRIFLDAEITVEDDINPNNVGPENVVDASVEKYLKDFDLFYTKSPDFTVTFSNVKVSKIYNKDFFLARVYFEREFTSKHNTVEIPYNKVERVADIKAIKNGSQWETYIISVTFYNPDNPLEFEEIPEDTGVSTTTTNISSLAYDNTEVQKEAKRLQEEYLKEKEATYNDAIKRGDIAFEKEDYQAAIDAYNEARDIDPFKIYASKRVNEINRIITSGKFNREELYQEAIFNGDNSLKARAYERAKNFYLLALKQKPNETWLNEKIRSLDNTIRSKANLDSKYFAGDYKEAIKDYSKVIRKEKENPEYYLGRGKCYLAIDDRKKALKDFDEAIALDINYIDALATRAEYYVSEAQRENDDSYYYKAIEDYTVILGIEGADPKYNNERAMVKLKLKNPDGAISDLTEALVKNKEGAELLASRGSVYMSKNDYTNAMKDFNKAIELDPEYSVAYYQRGVLNVKMDRIEKASEDFSKARRAGLEDQYLNSIKEITLDFYNLGKNAFTSQNYEQAKLYFDKALVIDPYFSEGWYEMGQLYALEYNREEAIKMYSNAIQNDIKYGEAYFERGTMKLLIEDFKGAVFDFEKTNEILPGKVEALLGMGDAYMGLGEYSNAVLAYNRAYKQNSSDPEIMNRLGYALYKNDSYKEAIKLFDEAIKENKIFAEAYFKRGMAYAATQDFKSAIKDFDEAVSLGYEAKMANFEIGNAYQLQGDHKKAVNYYTDAISLDPNFAEAYVERAESNRANEDFNDAIRDLLDAARIEPTVTDAEYYVTMGMLHLDLGLNQDADGYFSQALQLDNDNPDAFYGKACVYSQNMNISEALVWFKKAFESRKITGDQIKDDQKSYLRNIKSEKEFKNLVKIYIKN; this is encoded by the coding sequence ATGTTAAGATCTGCAACACTATTTACCTTTATTTCTTTTATTTCATTTTCTGGTTTTGTTAATGCCCAAGATCTGGAAATAAGAGATAAGGCTGAAATTTCTTATAAAGCTGAACTGCTGGTTAATGAGTTTCAGAACCTACTCAATGTGATTTCCAATGAAGACATGACATTGACTGAAACAGAAGAAATTATTAAAAACAGTTATGATGTAAACGGCAATAGAATATTCTTAGATGCTGAAATAACTGTAGAAGATGATATTAACCCTAATAATGTTGGCCCAGAAAACGTGGTTGACGCCTCAGTAGAAAAGTACTTGAAAGACTTCGATTTGTTTTATACAAAAAGTCCCGATTTTACTGTAACATTTTCAAATGTAAAAGTCTCAAAAATCTACAACAAAGATTTCTTTCTCGCCAGAGTTTATTTTGAAAGAGAGTTTACAAGTAAACATAACACAGTAGAAATTCCCTACAACAAAGTAGAAAGAGTTGCCGACATAAAAGCTATTAAAAATGGTAGCCAATGGGAGACTTATATAATCAGTGTTACTTTCTACAATCCAGATAACCCGCTTGAGTTTGAAGAGATACCAGAAGATACTGGCGTGTCTACTACTACAACCAACATTAGTAGTTTAGCTTACGACAATACAGAGGTACAGAAAGAAGCTAAAAGGTTACAAGAAGAATACTTAAAAGAGAAAGAAGCTACTTATAATGATGCGATTAAAAGAGGTGATATCGCTTTCGAAAAAGAAGACTACCAAGCAGCGATAGACGCTTACAACGAAGCAAGAGATATCGACCCTTTTAAAATATACGCCTCTAAGAGAGTAAATGAAATAAATAGAATTATAACTTCTGGAAAGTTCAACAGAGAAGAACTTTATCAAGAAGCGATTTTTAATGGTGATAATTCTTTAAAGGCCAGAGCTTACGAAAGAGCAAAAAACTTTTACTTATTAGCGTTAAAGCAAAAGCCAAATGAAACTTGGCTAAACGAAAAAATTAGATCGTTAGATAATACCATTAGATCTAAAGCCAACCTAGATTCAAAATACTTCGCTGGAGATTACAAAGAAGCAATAAAAGATTATTCTAAAGTAATTAGAAAAGAAAAAGAAAATCCAGAATACTATTTGGGTAGAGGTAAATGCTATTTGGCAATAGATGATAGAAAAAAAGCACTTAAAGATTTTGATGAAGCCATTGCATTAGACATCAACTATATTGATGCATTGGCAACAAGAGCTGAGTATTATGTTTCTGAAGCGCAAAGAGAAAACGACGACTCTTATTACTATAAAGCAATTGAAGATTATACTGTAATTCTTGGTATTGAAGGTGCCGATCCGAAATATAATAACGAAAGAGCTATGGTGAAGTTGAAACTGAAAAACCCAGATGGTGCTATTTCAGATTTAACTGAAGCATTAGTGAAAAATAAAGAAGGAGCAGAGTTGCTAGCAAGTAGAGGTAGTGTATACATGAGCAAAAATGATTACACAAATGCCATGAAAGATTTTAACAAAGCAATTGAGCTTGACCCAGAATATTCGGTGGCTTATTACCAAAGAGGAGTTCTTAATGTGAAGATGGACAGAATTGAGAAAGCTAGTGAAGATTTTTCTAAAGCTAGAAGAGCTGGACTAGAAGATCAGTACTTAAACTCAATCAAAGAAATTACTCTTGATTTTTACAATCTTGGTAAAAATGCTTTTACAAGTCAAAACTATGAGCAAGCTAAACTTTACTTTGACAAAGCGCTGGTAATAGATCCATATTTCTCAGAAGGTTGGTACGAGATGGGGCAACTTTATGCATTAGAATATAATAGAGAAGAAGCTATTAAAATGTATAGCAATGCCATTCAAAATGATATAAAGTACGGTGAAGCATATTTTGAAAGAGGTACAATGAAATTGCTCATTGAAGACTTTAAAGGAGCTGTATTTGATTTTGAGAAAACTAACGAAATTTTACCCGGCAAAGTTGAAGCTCTTCTTGGTATGGGTGATGCTTACATGGGCTTAGGTGAATATTCAAATGCGGTGTTGGCTTACAACAGAGCTTATAAGCAAAACTCTTCTGACCCAGAAATAATGAATCGATTGGGCTATGCGCTTTATAAGAACGATAGCTATAAAGAAGCAATCAAATTATTTGATGAAGCCATTAAAGAAAACAAAATATTTGCTGAGGCATATTTTAAAAGAGGAATGGCATATGCGGCTACTCAAGACTTTAAAAGTGCTATAAAAGATTTTGATGAAGCTGTTTCTCTAGGTTACGAGGCAAAAATGGCAAACTTTGAGATTGGCAATGCTTATCAGTTACAAGGAGATCATAAGAAAGCTGTAAATTACTATACTGATGCGATTTCTTTAGATCCGAATTTTGCAGAGGCTTATGTAGAAAGAGCAGAAAGTAACAGAGCAAATGAAGATTTTAACGATGCTATTAGAGATTTACTTGATGCTGCTAGAATAGAACCAACAGTTACAGATGCTGAGTATTATGTAACAATGGGAATGCTTCATTTAGATTTAGGGCTTAATCAAGATGCTGATGGATACTTCTCTCAGGCTTTGCAATTAGATAATGATAACCCAGATGCATTTTACGGAAAAGCTTGTGTGTATTCTCAAAATATGAATATCTCTGAGGCATTAGTTTGGTTCAAAAAAGCTTTTGAGTCTCGTAAAATCACAGGAGATCAGATTAAAGACGACCAAAAGAGTTACTTAAGAAACATCAAAAGTGAAAAAGAATTTAAAAACCTTGTAAAAATTTATATCAAGAACTAA
- a CDS encoding M48 family metallopeptidase: protein MDILLYIILAIVTAEFVLERVLDYLNQKNRSNALPENLKGIYDEEKYKKSQDYAAAKDKIGFISSVFSFIVTIAMILGGFAYIDNFVRGVTDNSIYQSLLFFGIIGIGSDLISTPFSLYNTFVIEEKFGFNKMKIGTFIGDKIKGWVLGAIIGGGLLYLFVLFYETFPEYFWLYAWGIFMAFTLLITMFYTNTIVPLFNKLTPLEDGELRSAIESYAASVNFPLKNIMVIDGSKRSTKANAYFSGLGGSKNIVLYDTLIEKHTNEELVAVLAHEVGHYKKKHTLQGLFISAFTMLLTLYVLSLVISNPALSAALGASQPSLHLGLIAFTILYSPLSTITGLLMNIFSRKNEFEADAYAATTSSGKALMDALKNLSVDTLSNLTPHNAYVFFYYSHPPLLKRLGALGNYVGEKQV, encoded by the coding sequence ATGGATATTCTTTTATATATCATTCTGGCTATAGTTACAGCCGAATTTGTGCTGGAGCGAGTGCTAGATTACCTTAATCAAAAAAACAGGTCGAATGCATTGCCTGAAAACCTGAAAGGCATTTACGATGAAGAAAAATACAAAAAATCTCAAGACTATGCTGCTGCTAAGGATAAAATAGGTTTCATATCTTCTGTTTTTAGTTTTATAGTTACTATTGCGATGATTCTCGGTGGCTTTGCTTATATAGATAACTTTGTGAGAGGTGTAACAGATAATTCTATTTACCAGTCTCTTTTATTTTTTGGCATTATCGGAATCGGTTCAGACCTGATTAGCACACCTTTTAGTTTATACAACACATTTGTGATTGAAGAAAAGTTTGGTTTCAACAAAATGAAAATCGGCACTTTTATCGGAGATAAAATAAAAGGTTGGGTTTTAGGTGCGATAATCGGTGGAGGTTTACTATATCTTTTTGTATTGTTCTACGAGACATTCCCAGAGTATTTCTGGCTATATGCGTGGGGTATTTTTATGGCATTTACTCTGCTAATTACCATGTTCTACACCAATACAATTGTTCCGCTTTTCAATAAGCTAACTCCACTAGAAGATGGAGAGTTAAGATCGGCAATCGAATCTTATGCAGCATCTGTAAACTTTCCGCTAAAAAACATTATGGTGATTGATGGTTCTAAAAGAAGTACCAAAGCAAATGCTTATTTTAGTGGTTTGGGTGGCTCTAAGAATATAGTCTTGTACGATACTTTGATAGAAAAACACACAAATGAAGAGTTAGTAGCAGTTTTAGCACACGAAGTTGGCCACTATAAAAAGAAACACACTTTACAAGGTTTGTTTATTTCGGCATTTACCATGTTGCTTACTTTATATGTTTTGAGTTTAGTAATTAGTAACCCAGCTCTTTCTGCTGCTTTAGGAGCTAGCCAACCAAGTTTACATTTAGGTTTAATCGCTTTCACAATTCTTTATAGCCCATTATCTACCATTACTGGTTTGTTAATGAACATTTTCTCTAGAAAAAATGAGTTTGAAGCGGATGCTTATGCTGCCACTACATCGTCTGGTAAAGCTTTAATGGATGCGTTAAAAAATCTGTCTGTAGATACTTTGAGTAATCTTACTCCGCATAATGCTTATGTATTCTTTTACTATTCGCATCCACCTTTATTAAAAAGGTTAGGTGCTTTAGGGAATTATGTAGGGGAGAAGCAGGTATAG
- a CDS encoding geranylgeranylglyceryl/heptaprenylglyceryl phosphate synthase, translating into MNLSVYSIIKANQEKGKKSLALLLDPDKIDLQQIHQTIQLLNKISPDVLLIGGSLMLSDKLNKVVEAIKAQTEFAVTLFPGNSLHISDKADAILFLSLISGRNPDFLIGQHVHAAPVIKRAGIEVIPTGYLLIDCGSVTTANYMSNTTPVPYNKPEIAACTALAGEMLGLKCMYLDGGSGAAKPISPEMIKLVKQTVLVPIVVGGGIRSVEAAKNAYEAGADMIVLGTIFENNTELATEIAAVREQLSVSIPSK; encoded by the coding sequence ATGAATTTAAGTGTATACTCAATCATAAAAGCTAACCAGGAGAAAGGAAAAAAATCGCTGGCGCTTTTACTTGATCCCGATAAAATTGATCTACAGCAAATACATCAAACCATTCAGTTACTTAACAAAATTTCTCCTGATGTTTTATTAATAGGGGGCAGTTTAATGCTCAGCGATAAACTGAACAAAGTAGTTGAAGCAATAAAAGCACAAACAGAATTTGCTGTAACGCTTTTTCCGGGAAATAGTCTTCATATTTCTGATAAGGCAGATGCTATTTTATTTCTTTCTTTAATATCGGGTAGAAACCCCGATTTTTTAATTGGTCAACATGTACATGCTGCTCCTGTAATTAAGCGGGCGGGCATTGAAGTAATTCCTACCGGCTATTTATTAATCGATTGTGGCAGTGTAACTACTGCTAATTACATGAGTAATACTACTCCGGTGCCATATAATAAACCAGAAATAGCGGCTTGCACAGCATTAGCAGGAGAGATGCTTGGTTTAAAATGTATGTATTTGGATGGAGGTAGTGGTGCTGCAAAACCAATTTCACCAGAAATGATAAAACTGGTTAAACAAACTGTTTTGGTACCAATTGTTGTTGGAGGAGGTATTAGAAGTGTAGAAGCTGCTAAAAATGCTTATGAAGCTGGAGCTGATATGATTGTTTTGGGAACCATTTTCGAGAATAATACTGAGCTTGCTACAGAAATAGCAGCAGTAAGGGAACAGTTATCTGTTTCAATTCCTTCTAAATAA
- the pyk gene encoding pyruvate kinase, with translation MNKVFNKTKIVATVGPASNTKEKLHELIVSGVNVFRLNFSHGTHEQHQEVINHIRELNNTFNYNVSILQDLQGPKIRIGSVENNAAEIKEGDDFVITVEQEIVGNSQRVSTTYTSLPRDVKAGDTILIDDGNLELRVFKVEGLEVHTKVVFGGIIKSRKGMNLPDTDISEPSLTKKDRKDLVFGLQNDVDWVAISFVRKPGDVQELKSIIKDAGKTSKVVAKIERPEAISNIDDIIDQSDAIMVARGDLGVEIQMEDVPMHQKSIVKKCNAKGRPVIIATQMMESMIENPRPTRAEANDVANAVLDGADAVMLSAETASGKYPVQAIQSMTKIIRAVESSADIYNKYYQPDLNDPNYPSVILIESACKMASDTRAKAIVAMTNSGFTAFKLSRHRPEADIFAFTDNKSLLTTLNLVWGVRAYFYNKRHSTNATFKDMQEKLMKEGHLRKGNVFINTASMPFEAHKKTNVVKIGIVE, from the coding sequence ATGAACAAAGTATTTAACAAGACAAAAATCGTAGCAACAGTTGGTCCAGCCTCAAACACAAAAGAAAAACTACACGAGCTGATTGTTTCTGGCGTAAACGTGTTCAGGCTGAACTTTTCACACGGAACACATGAGCAACATCAAGAAGTAATAAACCACATCAGAGAGCTCAACAACACATTTAATTACAATGTAAGTATTCTACAAGACTTACAAGGGCCTAAGATCAGAATTGGCTCAGTTGAGAATAACGCGGCAGAGATTAAAGAAGGTGACGATTTTGTTATCACAGTAGAACAAGAAATTGTAGGTAACAGTCAAAGAGTAAGCACAACTTATACCTCATTACCAAGAGACGTTAAAGCGGGTGATACCATTTTAATTGATGATGGTAACCTTGAGCTTAGAGTATTTAAAGTAGAAGGTTTAGAAGTTCACACTAAAGTTGTTTTTGGTGGGATCATCAAATCAAGAAAAGGGATGAACCTTCCTGATACTGATATCTCTGAACCGTCATTAACAAAAAAAGACCGCAAAGACCTTGTATTTGGTTTACAAAACGATGTAGATTGGGTTGCAATTTCTTTTGTTAGAAAACCAGGTGATGTTCAAGAATTAAAATCAATCATCAAAGACGCTGGAAAAACTTCTAAAGTTGTAGCTAAGATTGAAAGACCTGAAGCTATCAGCAATATTGATGATATCATCGATCAATCTGATGCTATTATGGTTGCTCGTGGTGACCTTGGTGTTGAAATCCAGATGGAAGATGTACCTATGCATCAGAAAAGTATTGTAAAAAAATGTAATGCAAAAGGAAGACCGGTTATCATCGCTACTCAAATGATGGAGAGTATGATTGAAAACCCTAGACCTACACGTGCAGAAGCAAACGACGTTGCAAATGCAGTACTTGATGGCGCAGATGCTGTAATGCTTAGTGCAGAAACTGCTTCAGGTAAATATCCTGTGCAAGCTATCCAAAGCATGACAAAAATTATTAGAGCAGTAGAATCTTCTGCTGATATCTATAACAAATATTACCAGCCAGATTTAAACGATCCTAATTACCCAAGTGTAATCTTGATCGAGTCTGCTTGTAAAATGGCGAGCGATACTAGAGCAAAAGCGATTGTAGCTATGACAAACTCTGGTTTTACTGCTTTTAAACTTTCTAGACACAGACCAGAAGCAGATATCTTTGCTTTTACTGATAATAAATCTCTTTTAACTACTTTAAACCTTGTTTGGGGTGTTAGAGCATATTTCTACAACAAGAGACATTCTACTAATGCTACCTTTAAGGATATGCAAGAGAAGTTAATGAAAGAAGGTCACTTACGTAAAGGAAATGTTTTTATAAACACTGCAAGTATGCCTTTTGAAGCCCACAAGAAAACAAATGTGGTTAAGATTGGCATAGTAGAGTAA
- a CDS encoding LptF/LptG family permease — MKILDRYILKKFFVTYFFVVAILISVIVVIDYTEKSDDFIKHDLSIFFIFKEYYLNYIPNMANTLSPIAIFISVVFMTAKMASHTEIIAVLSAGVSFRRFLLPYFVGSTILGIFTFFMVGWIIPNAAKTQVAFQVTYLKNPFYFDDRDVHFKIDDSTYIYMEYYNNRNQSGYKFTMEKIADHKLFSKLSSEKITWDTTALKWHIDKYTVHEFNGEKNEKMWEGTNMDTVLNITPKYFENSYKLEETMTFDELEHFIQEQKARGIGNVERFLNTKYERYAYPFAIIILTVMGVIISAKKSRRGTGVQIAFGFTMAFIYLLFVIMSRSIAAGGTVSPLIAAWLPNLTFCGITIFMYFTVPR; from the coding sequence ATGAAAATATTAGACAGGTATATACTGAAAAAATTCTTTGTTACTTATTTTTTCGTTGTAGCAATCTTGATTTCAGTAATTGTGGTAATTGATTATACAGAGAAATCAGATGATTTTATTAAACACGACCTTTCTATCTTTTTCATATTTAAAGAATACTATCTAAACTACATACCCAATATGGCTAATACGCTGAGTCCGATAGCCATATTTATCTCAGTAGTTTTTATGACGGCTAAAATGGCTTCGCATACAGAAATTATTGCGGTACTCAGTGCAGGCGTAAGCTTTAGAAGATTTCTACTCCCTTATTTCGTAGGTTCAACCATTCTGGGCATTTTTACTTTCTTTATGGTTGGTTGGATTATACCAAACGCTGCTAAAACACAAGTAGCCTTTCAGGTTACCTACCTCAAAAACCCTTTCTATTTCGACGATCGAGATGTCCACTTCAAGATCGACGATTCTACCTACATTTACATGGAATACTATAATAACCGAAATCAGTCTGGTTATAAGTTTACCATGGAGAAAATTGCAGATCATAAACTCTTTTCTAAGCTGAGTAGTGAGAAAATAACGTGGGATACTACCGCACTCAAATGGCATATAGATAAGTACACTGTACACGAGTTTAATGGAGAGAAAAATGAAAAGATGTGGGAAGGCACCAATATGGATACGGTCTTAAACATCACTCCAAAATATTTTGAGAATAGTTACAAGCTAGAAGAAACGATGACATTCGACGAGCTTGAGCATTTTATTCAAGAACAAAAAGCTCGGGGTATCGGAAACGTTGAGCGATTCCTAAATACAAAATACGAGCGGTACGCCTACCCTTTTGCCATTATTATTCTTACAGTAATGGGAGTAATTATATCTGCTAAAAAGTCGCGGCGTGGAACAGGTGTGCAAATTGCCTTTGGTTTTACAATGGCTTTTATATATTTACTATTCGTAATTATGAGTCGGAGTATTGCAGCCGGAGGAACAGTTTCTCCATTGATTGCAGCTTGGCTCCCTAACTTAACCTTTTGCGGCATAACTATCTTTATGTATTTTACCGTTCCTCGATAA
- a CDS encoding DMT family transporter produces the protein MIKDQLKLHLIVFIWGFTSILGKEISLPAVEVVFYRTLIAALALLVLLVVLGRKIILKPRAIFYFIAVGMLVGAHWITFFASARISKISICLAGMATTSLFTALLEPIINRTKLKWYELVLGFVVILGLYTIFQFELEHINGLLLALLSACLGAIFTIINARFTKVYPPITITFYEMIGACLFTVIFFPVYTKYFTNTGALDLSMEGLDFFYMLLLAIICTVYAFYASIEIMKRISAYNVNLTTNLEPVYGIILAFFIYGEAEKMSDGFYAGTLIILSSVMIYPYLDKKISKWERAKAARKDANKKAA, from the coding sequence ATGATTAAAGATCAGTTAAAGTTACACCTGATAGTTTTTATCTGGGGCTTTACATCTATTTTAGGAAAAGAAATAAGTCTTCCTGCAGTAGAAGTTGTTTTTTACAGAACATTAATTGCCGCACTTGCTTTGCTAGTGTTATTAGTAGTATTAGGCAGAAAAATTATCTTAAAACCAAGAGCTATTTTCTATTTTATTGCCGTGGGCATGCTTGTAGGTGCTCATTGGATTACTTTTTTTGCCTCAGCCAGAATTTCAAAAATAAGCATTTGCTTGGCAGGTATGGCAACTACTTCCCTATTTACTGCTTTGTTGGAGCCCATCATTAACAGAACCAAGCTGAAGTGGTACGAACTCGTTTTGGGTTTTGTAGTAATACTAGGCTTATACACTATTTTTCAATTTGAACTAGAGCATATAAATGGTTTATTATTGGCTCTATTATCAGCATGTTTAGGTGCAATTTTCACCATAATAAATGCCCGTTTTACTAAAGTTTATCCTCCTATTACCATTACATTTTATGAGATGATAGGCGCCTGTTTGTTTACAGTCATATTCTTCCCGGTTTATACAAAATACTTTACAAACACAGGTGCTCTAGACTTAAGCATGGAAGGGCTAGATTTCTTCTATATGCTCTTACTAGCTATTATTTGTACTGTATATGCATTTTATGCCAGCATAGAAATTATGAAGCGCATTTCTGCCTATAATGTAAATCTTACCACCAACCTCGAACCGGTGTATGGAATTATATTGGCATTTTTTATTTATGGTGAAGCAGAAAAAATGAGTGATGGATTTTATGCGGGTACTTTAATTATCTTATCTTCTGTAATGATTTACCCCTATCTGGACAAGAAAATCAGTAAATGGGAAAGAGCAAAGGCCGCCCGTAAAGATGCAAATAAAAAGGCAGCCTAA
- a CDS encoding polynucleotide kinase-phosphatase: MEIKIPELSLVVLIGASGSGKSSFAKKHFKETEVLSSDYCRALVSDDENNQKATDDAFDVLNYIAAKRLKNGLLTVIDATNVQKASRNSLVALARKFHCLPVAIVLDLPESVCAERNKNRTDRNLGNHVIRNQRLDLKRSVKKLKLEGFRHIFHFKSEEEINALSNINRDKLYTNKKEETGPFDIIGDVHGCYDELVLLLQKLNYQLEQVEYDNKQFGIKVTPPAGRKAVFLGDLVDRGPASPQVLKLAMSMVNTGSALCVPGNHDVKLNKYLNGKKVQIKHGLQETIEQLASETDEFKREVKEFIYNLRSHYVLDGGKLVVAHAGLIEEMQGRGSGAVRSFCLYGETTGEIDEFGLPVRYNWAKEYRGAAKVIYGHTPVPEAEWFNKTIDIDTGCVFGGKLTALRYPEEELVAVDAKEVYCEPVRPLHVNPLKDNSELSSQQLYDDLLNIEDVTGKRIVQTRLRNNITIREENSIAALEVMSRFAINPKWLMYLPPTMSPCGTSTLPDYLEYPEQALNYYRKRGVKNVICEEKHMGSRAVLVVCKDEETALKRFGVEDEGIGICYTRTGRNFFNDTELEKAFLERVSYCLTETGFWKEHNTDWVCLDTELMPWSAKAQALIKDQYASVGAAATMALPAVNKALEAAKNRGIKDIDAVLQKFTEKEGMMSKYVKAYRQYCWPVKTLLDFKLAPFHILATEGAVHTDKNHLWHMETIAKICQGDPDLFTATPYKLVDFDAEDTVKEAINWWEELTAKGGEGMVVKPLDFITYGKEGLLQPAVKCRGKEYLRIIYGPDYDSPENIERLKNRGLSRKRSMAIREFALGVESLERFVKKEPLRRIHESVFGVLALESEVVDPRL, translated from the coding sequence ATGGAAATTAAGATACCCGAATTATCACTTGTTGTTTTAATAGGAGCTTCTGGCTCCGGTAAAAGTAGTTTTGCTAAAAAACATTTCAAAGAAACAGAAGTGCTCTCATCAGATTATTGCAGAGCCTTGGTTTCTGATGATGAAAATAACCAGAAAGCTACAGACGATGCTTTTGATGTATTGAATTACATTGCTGCCAAAAGATTAAAAAATGGTTTGCTAACTGTAATTGATGCGACCAATGTGCAGAAAGCTTCAAGAAACAGTCTGGTTGCACTAGCGAGAAAATTCCATTGCTTGCCTGTAGCAATCGTCTTGGATTTACCAGAAAGTGTTTGTGCTGAAAGAAACAAAAACAGAACAGACAGAAATTTGGGTAACCATGTAATTAGAAATCAGCGACTGGATTTAAAGCGTTCGGTGAAGAAGTTGAAGTTAGAAGGCTTTAGGCATATCTTCCATTTTAAATCAGAGGAAGAAATTAATGCTTTAAGCAACATCAATAGAGATAAACTTTATACAAACAAAAAAGAAGAAACAGGTCCATTTGATATAATAGGAGACGTTCATGGTTGCTACGATGAGTTGGTCTTGTTACTTCAAAAGTTAAATTACCAACTTGAACAAGTTGAATATGATAACAAACAGTTTGGCATAAAGGTAACTCCGCCAGCAGGTAGAAAAGCCGTTTTCTTGGGCGATTTGGTCGATCGTGGTCCAGCTTCGCCACAAGTATTAAAACTGGCAATGAGTATGGTGAATACTGGTTCAGCACTTTGTGTTCCGGGCAATCACGATGTAAAACTCAATAAATACCTCAATGGCAAAAAAGTGCAGATCAAGCACGGTTTGCAAGAAACCATTGAACAACTGGCATCTGAAACCGATGAATTTAAAAGAGAAGTAAAAGAGTTTATCTACAATCTCAGAAGCCATTATGTATTAGATGGCGGTAAATTGGTAGTCGCTCATGCTGGCTTAATTGAAGAAATGCAGGGCAGAGGTTCTGGAGCAGTTCGCTCTTTCTGTTTGTATGGAGAAACGACAGGCGAAATAGACGAATTTGGTTTACCAGTGAGGTACAATTGGGCGAAAGAATACAGAGGTGCAGCAAAAGTAATTTATGGACATACGCCAGTGCCAGAAGCGGAGTGGTTTAATAAGACAATAGATATTGATACTGGATGTGTTTTTGGTGGTAAGCTTACCGCATTACGCTATCCAGAAGAAGAGTTGGTCGCTGTTGATGCCAAAGAAGTGTATTGTGAACCTGTGAGACCTTTGCATGTCAATCCTTTAAAAGATAATTCAGAACTATCTTCTCAACAATTGTATGATGACTTATTGAACATTGAAGATGTAACAGGTAAAAGAATTGTACAAACAAGGCTAAGAAACAATATTACGATTAGGGAAGAAAACTCGATTGCTGCATTGGAAGTAATGAGTCGTTTTGCCATCAATCCGAAATGGCTGATGTACTTGCCACCAACTATGTCGCCTTGTGGTACGAGTACATTACCTGATTATCTGGAATATCCAGAACAAGCATTGAACTATTATAGAAAGCGTGGAGTGAAAAATGTGATTTGCGAAGAAAAGCACATGGGCTCAAGAGCTGTATTAGTGGTTTGTAAAGATGAAGAAACAGCACTTAAACGCTTCGGTGTTGAAGATGAAGGAATAGGCATTTGTTATACGCGAACAGGTAGAAACTTTTTTAATGATACTGAGCTAGAAAAAGCCTTTCTTGAAAGAGTGAGTTATTGCCTAACCGAAACAGGTTTTTGGAAGGAGCATAATACTGATTGGGTTTGTTTAGATACGGAGTTAATGCCTTGGTCTGCAAAAGCACAGGCATTAATTAAAGATCAGTATGCTTCTGTGGGAGCTGCTGCAACTATGGCATTACCAGCAGTAAACAAGGCATTAGAAGCAGCCAAAAATAGAGGAATAAAAGATATTGATGCTGTTTTGCAAAAGTTTACTGAGAAGGAAGGTATGATGTCGAAATATGTAAAAGCTTACAGACAATACTGTTGGCCAGTAAAAACTTTGCTCGACTTTAAATTGGCACCTTTCCACATACTCGCCACAGAAGGAGCAGTGCATACAGATAAAAATCACTTATGGCATATGGAAACTATTGCTAAAATCTGCCAAGGCGATCCTGATTTGTTTACTGCAACTCCTTATAAGTTAGTCGATTTTGATGCAGAAGATACAGTGAAAGAAGCTATTAACTGGTGGGAAGAACTTACTGCTAAAGGTGGAGAAGGAATGGTGGTAAAACCTCTAGATTTTATTACTTATGGTAAAGAAGGTTTATTGCAACCTGCTGTAAAATGTAGAGGCAAAGAATACCTCAGAATTATTTATGGTCCAGATTATGATTCGCCAGAAAACATAGAAAGATTGAAAAACAGAGGCTTATCTAGAAAGCGTTCTATGGCAATCCGCGAATTTGCTTTGGGTGTAGAATCCTTAGAAAGGTTTGTGAAAAAAGAACCTCTTAGAAGAATTCACGAAAGTGTATTTGGTGTACTTGCACTCGAAAGTGAAGTAGTTGATCCAAGATTATAA